A single window of Anser cygnoides isolate HZ-2024a breed goose chromosome 12, Taihu_goose_T2T_genome, whole genome shotgun sequence DNA harbors:
- the MTHFSD gene encoding methenyltetrahydrofolate synthase domain-containing protein isoform X1, with product MQGGAGPRAGTSKGGVRELVWGYLESSGLAERPRPVHGRIPNFKGSHQACCSIKELDAFSRAGVIKVDPDKPLEGVRLAALQARKTLLVPTPRLRSGLFNRIVPPSGATKEILRICATSQGIKEYSVPVGLDGKVRVDLVVVGSVAVSEKGWRIGKGEGYADMEYAMMVSMGAVKEETPVVTIVHDCQVLDIAEELLDDHDLTVDYILTPTRTIKTNCKRPKPQGIIWHKVSYEMLAKIPILKSLRYKEKQTGKDVTLQDEHPDLANANKSAALNEKARPGNTRPQAAMGSAQMGQQYVESDSLSPRLEGSGTITTVYVGNIPPSVRVSELKYALREFHATPLKVNWQGAQHRAFLDYKDKAAAESAVSSLKGLSLGGNTLRVELAKNQRNKGQVEINS from the exons ATgcaggggggcgcggggccgcgcgcGG GGACATCTAAGGGCGGCGTCCGGGAGCTGGTGTGGGGCTACCTGGAGAGCAGCGGCCTGGCGGAGAGACCCCGGCCCGTGCACGGCCGCATCCCCAACTTCAAG GGGTCCCACCAGGCTTGCTGCTCTATTAAAGAGCTCGATGCGTTCAGCAGAGCAGGTGTGATCAAAGTGGATCCTGATAAACCTCTGGAAGGTGTTCGGCTAGCCGCGCTGCAG GCAAGGAAGACTTTGTTGGTTCCCACCCCGCGGCTGAGAAGTGGCCTGTTCAATAGGATTGTGCCACCCTCAGGTGCCACCAAGGAGATCCTGCGGATATGTGCTACTTCTCAA GGTATAAAAGAATACAGTGTGCCTGTAGGTCTTGATGGGAAAGTACGAGTGGACTTGGTTGTTGTAGGATCAGTGGCTGTCTCTGAAAAAG gCTGGAGGATTGGAAAAGGTGAAGGTTATGCAGACATGGAATACGCAATGATGGTGTCAATGGGAGCAGTGAAGGAGGAGACACCTGTAGTTACTATTGTGCATGACTGCCAG GTGCTTGACATAGCAGAAGAGCTTCTTGATGATCATGATTTAACCGTTGATTATATACTCACACCAACAAGAACCATCAAGACTAATTGCAAACGACCAAAACCACAGGGAATAATATGGCATAAG GTCAGCTATGAGATGCTGGCAAAAATCCCCATCCTAAAGAGTCTTCGATACAAAGAGAAACAGACAGGCAAGGATGTTACCCTCCAAGACGAACATCCAGACTTGGCAAACGCCAACAAGTCAGCAGCGTTAAATGAGAAGGCAAGGCCTGGAAATACAAGACCGCAGGCTGCAATGGGCTCGGCTCAAATGGGACAACAGTATGTTGAAAGTGATTCTTTAAGTCCCAGATTAGAGGGATCTGGCACGATTACTACTGTGTATGTGGGGAACATACCTCCCAGCGTAAGAGTGAGCGAGCTGAAATATGCTTTAAGGGAATTCCATGCAACTCCTTTAAAAGTGAATTGGCAGGGAGCGCAGCACAGGGCTTTTCTCGATTACAAGGATAAAGCAGCCGCAGAGAGTGCTGTATCCTCTTTGAAAGGCTTGAGCCTCGGGGGTAATACTTTGCGAGTTGAGCTGGCCAAGAATCAGAGAAACAAAGGGCAAGTAGAAATCAATAGttag
- the FOXF1 gene encoding forkhead box protein F1: MTAEAQQALSSQPPPPPAHSSYGPMSSVAEKQPQSSAMDAAPGAPPGPAGSAAGSGGAAGGGGGPKAKKTNAGIRRPEKPPYSYIALIVMAIQSSPSKRLTLSEIYQFLQSRFPFFRGSYQGWKNSVRHNLSLNECFIKLPKGLGRPGKGHYWTIDPASEFMFEEGSFRRRPRGFRRKCQALKPMYSMMNGLSFNHLPDSYSFQGSAGGLSCPPNSLSLEGGLGMMNGHLAGNVDGMGLAGHSVPHLPANGGHSYMGGCTGSSAGEYPHHDGSVPASPLLAGGGVMEPHSVYSSSASAWAPSASAALNTGASYIKQQPLSPCNPTANPLSSSLSTHSLDQSYLHQNSHNTAELQGIPRYHSQSPSMCDRKEFVFSFNAMASSSMHSAGSGSYYHQQVTYQDIKPCVM; this comes from the exons ATGACTGCAGAAGCGCAGCAGGCTCTGTCCTctcagccccctcctcctccggcGCACAGCAGCTACGGCCCCATGTCCTCCGTGGCCGAGAAGCAGCCGCAGAGCTCGGCCATGGAcgccgcccccggggccccccccgggccggccggcagcgctgcgggcagcggcggagcggcgggcggcggcggcggccctaAAGCGAAGAAAACGAACGCGGGGATCCGGCGGCCGGAGAAGCCGCCCTATTCCTACATCGCCCTCATCGTCATGGCCATCCAGAGCTCGCCCTCCAAGCGGCTGACCCTGAGCGAGATCTACCAGTTCTTGCAGAGCCGCTTCCCTTTCTTCCGCGGCTCCTACCAGGGCTGGAAAAACTCGGTGCGCCACAACCTCTCGCTCAACGAGTGCTTCATCAAGCTGCCCAAAGGGCTGGGCCGCCCGGGCAAGGGCCACTACTGGACCATCGACCCCGCCAGCGAGTTCATGTTCGAGGAGGGCTCGTTCCGCCGCCGGCCCCGAGGCTTCAGGAGGAAATGCCAGGCGCTGAAACCCATGTACAGCATGATGAACGGGCTCAGCTTCAACCACCTCCCCGACAGCTACAGCTTCCAGGGCTCGGCCGGAGGGCTCTCGTGCCCCCCCAACAGCCTCTCCCTCGAGGGGGGCTTGGGCATGATGAACGGCCACTTGGCCGGCAACGTGGACGGGATGGGGCTGGCCGGCCACTCAGTGCCCCACCTGCCCGCTAACGGCGGGCACTCCTACATGGGCGGCTGCACCGGCTCCTCGGCGGGGGAATACCCGCACCACGACGGCTCCGTGCCCGCCTCCCCGCTGCTCGCCGGCGGCGGCGTGATGGAGCCGCACTCGGTCTACTCCAGCTCGGCCTCGGCTTGGGCTCCCTCCGCTTCGGCCGCCTTGAACACGGGAGCTTCCTACATCAAGCAGCAGCCGCTGTCGCCCTGCAACCCCACGGCCAACCCGCTCTCCTCCAGCCTTTCCACGCACTCCCTCGACCAGTCCTACCTGCACCAGAACAGCCACAACACCGCCGAGCTGCAAG GCATCCCGCGGTATCACTCCCAGTCTCCGAGCATGTGCGACAGAAAGGAATTCGTCTTCTCTTTCAACGCCATGGCCTCCTCCTCCATGCATTCGGCGGGCAGCGGCTCCTATTACCACCAACAAGTGACATACCAGGACATCAAGCCGTGCGTTATGTGA
- the MTHFSD gene encoding methenyltetrahydrofolate synthase domain-containing protein isoform X3, with protein MQGGAGPRAGTSKGGVRELVWGYLESSGLAERPRPVHGRIPNFKGSHQACCSIKELDAFSRAGVIKVDPDKPLEGVRLAALQARKTLLVPTPRLRSGLFNRIVPPSGATKEILRICATSQGIKEYSVPVGLDGKVRVDLVVVGSVAVSEKGWRIGKGEGYADMEYAMMVSMGAVKEETPVVTIVHDCQVLDIAEELLDDHDLTVDYILTPTRTIKTNCKRPKPQGIIWHKVSYEMLAKIPILKSLRYKEKQTGKDVTLQDEHPDLANANKSAALNEKARPGNTRPQAAMGSAQMGQQNHNI; from the exons ATgcaggggggcgcggggccgcgcgcGG GGACATCTAAGGGCGGCGTCCGGGAGCTGGTGTGGGGCTACCTGGAGAGCAGCGGCCTGGCGGAGAGACCCCGGCCCGTGCACGGCCGCATCCCCAACTTCAAG GGGTCCCACCAGGCTTGCTGCTCTATTAAAGAGCTCGATGCGTTCAGCAGAGCAGGTGTGATCAAAGTGGATCCTGATAAACCTCTGGAAGGTGTTCGGCTAGCCGCGCTGCAG GCAAGGAAGACTTTGTTGGTTCCCACCCCGCGGCTGAGAAGTGGCCTGTTCAATAGGATTGTGCCACCCTCAGGTGCCACCAAGGAGATCCTGCGGATATGTGCTACTTCTCAA GGTATAAAAGAATACAGTGTGCCTGTAGGTCTTGATGGGAAAGTACGAGTGGACTTGGTTGTTGTAGGATCAGTGGCTGTCTCTGAAAAAG gCTGGAGGATTGGAAAAGGTGAAGGTTATGCAGACATGGAATACGCAATGATGGTGTCAATGGGAGCAGTGAAGGAGGAGACACCTGTAGTTACTATTGTGCATGACTGCCAG GTGCTTGACATAGCAGAAGAGCTTCTTGATGATCATGATTTAACCGTTGATTATATACTCACACCAACAAGAACCATCAAGACTAATTGCAAACGACCAAAACCACAGGGAATAATATGGCATAAG GTCAGCTATGAGATGCTGGCAAAAATCCCCATCCTAAAGAGTCTTCGATACAAAGAGAAACAGACAGGCAAGGATGTTACCCTCCAAGACGAACATCCAGACTTGGCAAACGCCAACAAGTCAGCAGCGTTAAATGAGAAGGCAAGGCCTGGAAATACAAGACCGCAGGCTGCAATGGGCTCGGCTCAAATGGGACAACA AAACCACAACATATAG
- the MTHFSD gene encoding methenyltetrahydrofolate synthase domain-containing protein isoform X2: MQGGAGPRAGTSKGGVRELVWGYLESSGLAERPRPVHGRIPNFKGASHAATRLLALQEFKAANTVKINPDVPQKNARFLTLEARKTLLVPTPRLRSGLFNRIVPPSGATKEILRICATSQGIKEYSVPVGLDGKVRVDLVVVGSVAVSEKGWRIGKGEGYADMEYAMMVSMGAVKEETPVVTIVHDCQVLDIAEELLDDHDLTVDYILTPTRTIKTNCKRPKPQGIIWHKVSYEMLAKIPILKSLRYKEKQTGKDVTLQDEHPDLANANKSAALNEKARPGNTRPQAAMGSAQMGQQYVESDSLSPRLEGSGTITTVYVGNIPPSVRVSELKYALREFHATPLKVNWQGAQHRAFLDYKDKAAAESAVSSLKGLSLGGNTLRVELAKNQRNKGQVEINS, encoded by the exons ATgcaggggggcgcggggccgcgcgcGG GGACATCTAAGGGCGGCGTCCGGGAGCTGGTGTGGGGCTACCTGGAGAGCAGCGGCCTGGCGGAGAGACCCCGGCCCGTGCACGGCCGCATCCCCAACTTCAAG gGTGCCTCTCATGCTGCGACAAGGCTTCTGGCTTTACAGGAGTTCAAAGCCGCcaatactgtaaaaataaatcccGATGTTCCCCAGAAGAATGCTCGCTTTCTAACACTAGAA GCAAGGAAGACTTTGTTGGTTCCCACCCCGCGGCTGAGAAGTGGCCTGTTCAATAGGATTGTGCCACCCTCAGGTGCCACCAAGGAGATCCTGCGGATATGTGCTACTTCTCAA GGTATAAAAGAATACAGTGTGCCTGTAGGTCTTGATGGGAAAGTACGAGTGGACTTGGTTGTTGTAGGATCAGTGGCTGTCTCTGAAAAAG gCTGGAGGATTGGAAAAGGTGAAGGTTATGCAGACATGGAATACGCAATGATGGTGTCAATGGGAGCAGTGAAGGAGGAGACACCTGTAGTTACTATTGTGCATGACTGCCAG GTGCTTGACATAGCAGAAGAGCTTCTTGATGATCATGATTTAACCGTTGATTATATACTCACACCAACAAGAACCATCAAGACTAATTGCAAACGACCAAAACCACAGGGAATAATATGGCATAAG GTCAGCTATGAGATGCTGGCAAAAATCCCCATCCTAAAGAGTCTTCGATACAAAGAGAAACAGACAGGCAAGGATGTTACCCTCCAAGACGAACATCCAGACTTGGCAAACGCCAACAAGTCAGCAGCGTTAAATGAGAAGGCAAGGCCTGGAAATACAAGACCGCAGGCTGCAATGGGCTCGGCTCAAATGGGACAACAGTATGTTGAAAGTGATTCTTTAAGTCCCAGATTAGAGGGATCTGGCACGATTACTACTGTGTATGTGGGGAACATACCTCCCAGCGTAAGAGTGAGCGAGCTGAAATATGCTTTAAGGGAATTCCATGCAACTCCTTTAAAAGTGAATTGGCAGGGAGCGCAGCACAGGGCTTTTCTCGATTACAAGGATAAAGCAGCCGCAGAGAGTGCTGTATCCTCTTTGAAAGGCTTGAGCCTCGGGGGTAATACTTTGCGAGTTGAGCTGGCCAAGAATCAGAGAAACAAAGGGCAAGTAGAAATCAATAGttag